GCGACCAGGAAAACTCCACCCTGGGCAGCCTGCCGGTCACGCCGCCCAGGTCAACCGTGGCGTGCGAACGTGCCACCCACCTCACCACCGCCCGCCAGAGAGGAGCGACTTCCACGATGCGGCTCCTCACCCGGCGCAGCTCGGCCCGGGCAAGCCCACCGGTGTCCTTCCCCAGTTCCCTCTCCCTGGCCCGCAGCGCCAGGAGCTCCCGGCACCCGGACTCCAGCTCCGCCCAGGTCTGCCGGGACATCTCCTCCAGGAGGGAGCGGCGCTCCAGCAGGCAGGAGCCCTCCCTGCGGTCGCACGCCCTGATCCGGCAGGCCAGGTACGCGCCCACCAGGGCCACCGGGTTGGAGGGTAGCCCGTCGCCCGCGTCGGGCATGGGCAGGTACCCGCGCACCCCGCCCAGGTCCAGCACGAAGCGGACGTCCTCCCCCCGCCCTTCCACACCTACCACCCGTGCGTCAACCCTCTTTCCCGCCTCCATCGCCGCGTACAGCTCGGGCCAGGGGTCCTTCGGCAGCACCAGCCTGTCCTCCGCCCAGCCCTCCGGCCTCACCTCTGTCCCGTACACGTTTCACCCCTCCTTCTTGCTTGTTGCAGCTTCCGGCTCACCGTTTGACGAGAGAGCCTCCCTCA
This sequence is a window from Bacillota bacterium. Protein-coding genes within it:
- a CDS encoding S1 RNA-binding domain-containing protein translates to MYGTEVRPEGWAEDRLVLPKDPWPELYAAMEAGKRVDARVVGVEGRGEDVRFVLDLGGVRGYLPMPDAGDGLPSNPVALVGAYLACRIRACDRREGSCLLERRSLLEEMSRQTWAELESGCRELLALRARERELGKDTGGLARAELRRVRSRIVEVAPLWRAVVRWVARSHATVDLGGVTGRLPRVEFSWSPPDHLREVLSPGDCVQVKVIDLDAARREAVVSRRWALPDPWQGAAARYRRGGVYSARVVRLVSDGHALLAELEPGLALLAHSPPGGLPVGAGVLLEVREVDEPSRRGTGRIVRVLSRG